The Thermosynechococcus sp. genome has a segment encoding these proteins:
- a CDS encoding MerR family transcriptional regulator: MATIQDFVHVQDQWSLDELVEIANELLPQHLPQEDSKNRVLEEVNPRLVRHYTSCKLIDRPARIGREGRYGYRHLVQLLVVRRLLMEGYTAGAIYKLVYRMSTPELRALLEQGVHLQLNPPPINPALAFLQQVQERSEHRFGEPMRVSPTISRREVTPPNHSPQPESWKRIEVAPGFEVHIRDDFNFPQINRDQEALVKQLVQLLSSYTQR, encoded by the coding sequence ATGGCAACAATTCAAGACTTCGTTCATGTTCAGGATCAATGGTCATTAGATGAGTTGGTGGAAATCGCCAACGAACTCTTGCCGCAGCACCTCCCCCAGGAGGACTCCAAAAACCGTGTTTTAGAAGAGGTCAACCCGCGGCTGGTGCGCCATTACACCTCCTGTAAATTGATTGACCGTCCCGCTCGCATTGGCCGCGAAGGTCGCTACGGCTATCGCCACCTTGTGCAATTGCTCGTGGTGCGGCGGCTGTTGATGGAGGGCTATACCGCAGGTGCCATTTACAAACTGGTGTATCGCATGAGCACCCCAGAACTGCGGGCCCTCCTTGAGCAAGGGGTGCATCTTCAATTGAATCCACCCCCAATCAACCCCGCTTTGGCCTTTCTGCAGCAGGTACAGGAGCGCTCCGAGCATCGCTTTGGAGAGCCCATGCGCGTCAGTCCCACCATCAGCCGCCGCGAGGTAACGCCCCCGAACCATTCACCGCAACCAGAGTCTTGGAAGCGCATTGAGGTGGCGCCCGGCTTTGAAGTTCATATTCGCGATGACTTTAACTTTCCCCAAATCAATCGCGATCAGGAAGCCCTAGTGAAGCAACTGGTGCAATTGCTCTCTAGCTATACCCAGCGCTAA
- a CDS encoding response regulator — protein sequence MEGCLNDTDIYTLCQTLALGQRTGELYLEDDAGCTWLLFLNHGYLVYIADRHSHSLERLQDLLYGQDIPWPSPDSLIESKAGASWVEYECLWWLLDYCKLNQIHSVWRALLRESLFDVVNRNRAWFKFYSASPLTPQWHNLSLTALLNDSLSHLREWKKLHPELRSLDQSLELTDIKPTGNDPADQWFRQLEPFVRAPITLRRLSRQLGRDGVTVGKLLLPYLHKGYLQVSSWGTNGHTRTFPSLSGRRSPRVVCVDDAATVRQVVESTLQAAGYEATAIAHPLTALSLIFQLNPDLIFLDIAMPELDGYEFCTLLRHTPRFRYTPIIMLTSLVGWSDRLRAKVAGATDYLSKPFSTQELLTITHHYIGAAPPVTSLTDECFGDVLEPKSGLETSP from the coding sequence ATGGAAGGATGCCTCAACGATACCGATATTTACACGCTGTGCCAAACCCTCGCCCTTGGCCAGCGCACCGGGGAACTGTACCTCGAAGATGATGCCGGTTGTACGTGGCTGCTCTTTTTGAATCATGGTTATTTGGTCTACATTGCCGATCGCCACAGCCACAGTTTAGAGCGGTTGCAGGATCTGCTCTATGGACAGGACATTCCTTGGCCAAGTCCCGATAGCTTGATCGAAAGCAAAGCCGGTGCCAGTTGGGTAGAATACGAATGCCTGTGGTGGCTCCTTGATTACTGCAAGCTCAATCAAATCCATAGCGTGTGGCGTGCGCTGCTGCGGGAGAGTCTCTTTGACGTTGTTAACCGCAATCGCGCTTGGTTCAAGTTTTATAGTGCGAGTCCCCTCACTCCCCAATGGCACAATCTCTCCCTAACGGCCCTGCTCAATGACAGCCTGAGTCATCTGCGGGAATGGAAAAAACTGCATCCAGAATTGCGTTCCCTCGATCAATCCCTTGAACTGACGGATATTAAACCCACGGGCAACGATCCAGCGGATCAGTGGTTTCGGCAACTGGAACCCTTTGTGCGCGCGCCAATCACCTTGCGCCGCCTGAGTCGACAACTGGGACGAGATGGCGTGACTGTGGGCAAACTCCTGCTGCCCTATCTTCATAAAGGGTACTTACAAGTCAGTTCTTGGGGAACCAATGGCCACACCCGTACATTTCCATCCCTTTCTGGGCGGCGATCGCCCCGGGTCGTGTGTGTGGATGATGCCGCCACTGTGCGTCAAGTGGTTGAGTCCACTCTGCAGGCAGCAGGCTATGAAGCCACGGCGATCGCCCACCCGCTGACTGCCTTGAGTCTCATTTTCCAACTCAACCCCGATCTGATTTTCCTCGATATTGCCATGCCCGAATTGGATGGCTACGAATTTTGCACCCTCCTGCGGCACACGCCGCGCTTCCGCTATACGCCGATTATTATGCTGACTAGCCTCGTCGGTTGGAGCGATCGCCTGCGAGCCAAGGTAGCGGGTGCCACTGATTACCTCAGTAAACCCTTTTCCACCCAAGAATTATTAACAATTACCCATCATTACATTGGCGCAGCCCCACCTGTAACCTCCTTAACAGACGAGTGCTTTGGCGACGTGCTAGAACCAAAATCAGGCCTCGAGACATCCCCTTAA